The proteins below come from a single Bacteroidales bacterium WCE2004 genomic window:
- a CDS encoding 1,4-dihydroxy-2-naphthoate prenyltransferase (manually curated) encodes MNVTACIRSMRLRTLPLSMAGIALGVLLAARGHEFSFISVALLILTTVCLQILSNLSNELGDTLHGTDRADRQGIHYSLQDGTLTIPQMKRLIGCFVFLSCAFGFGMVWSAFGTVFAPQPAAFLVLGAVAVWAAMHYTLGKNPYGYRGHGDISVFVFFGLATVCGGYYLTCLEWSWDILLPAAAIGCFSVAVLNVNNIRDMKSDAATRVTVAIRLGPRRARIYQTVLIVAGWILMTVFELMRPPLSPWRFLYVLTLFHFIRHLVGVWTLEDKDLDPMLPLLVISAYCFALLGGIGFLL; translated from the coding sequence ATGAATGTCACGGCCTGCATACGGTCCATGCGCCTGCGCACGCTCCCGCTCTCGATGGCCGGGATCGCGCTGGGCGTGCTGCTTGCCGCCAGGGGCCATGAATTCAGTTTTATTTCGGTTGCCCTGCTGATCCTGACCACGGTCTGCCTTCAGATCCTGAGCAACCTGTCCAACGAATTGGGAGATACCCTGCACGGTACGGACCGTGCCGACCGGCAGGGTATCCACTATTCGCTGCAGGACGGGACCCTGACGATTCCGCAGATGAAGCGCCTGATCGGCTGCTTCGTCTTCCTGTCCTGCGCTTTCGGTTTCGGGATGGTGTGGAGCGCTTTCGGGACGGTGTTCGCGCCGCAGCCCGCCGCTTTCCTCGTCCTGGGCGCCGTCGCCGTCTGGGCGGCGATGCACTATACCCTCGGCAAGAATCCTTATGGCTACCGGGGCCACGGAGACATCTCCGTCTTCGTTTTCTTCGGCCTGGCCACAGTGTGCGGGGGGTATTACCTGACCTGTCTGGAATGGTCCTGGGACATCCTGCTGCCGGCGGCCGCGATCGGCTGCTTCAGCGTGGCGGTCCTCAATGTCAACAACATCCGCGACATGAAGAGCGACGCCGCCACGCGCGTGACCGTCGCCATCCGGCTGGGCCCGCGCCGGGCGCGCATCTACCAGACGGTCCTGATCGTGGCGGGCTGGATCCTGATGACCGTGTTCGAACTGATGCGGCCGCCCTTGAGCCCGTGGCGTTTCCTGTACGTGCTCACCCTGTTCCATTTCATCCGGCACCTGGTCGGGGTCTGGACCCTGGAGGACAAGGACCTGGATCCGATGCTCCCGCTGCTCGTGATCAGCGCGTACTGTTTCGCGCTGCTGGGCGGGATCGGTTTTCTGCTTTAA
- a CDS encoding Predicted Zn-dependent peptidase yields the protein MKKTSLLLLSVLALVAMTLLPGCKRYETVSGDPLKTKIYTLDNGLKVYMTVNREKPRIQTYIAVKVGSKNDPSETTGLAHYLEHLMFKGTEQFGTMDYAAEKPMLDEIERLFEIYRKTTDEQERLAIYHQIDSVSYEASKVAIPNEYDKLMALIGADGTNAWTTADETVYEDNIPSNQIDNWARIQADRFRHPVIRGFHTELETVYEEKNRSLTQDSRKVSDEIDRALFPHHPYGLQTTLGSQEHLKNPSITNIKVYQQTYYVPNNIAICLSGDFDPDEMVATIEKYFGDWEPSPGVPTLTFEPEPPITEPVVREVYGLESEMLAMAWRLPGAADLKTMAAANIASLLLYNGTAGLIDLDVNQQQKALFAYSQATVQPDYSYLKIAGRPKEGQTLEELAALLREEVAKLRRGDFDASLLTATVNNLKLELMSQRERNENRAQEFVDAFIAGIPWKDACKELDRLGAVTKEDVVAFANEYLGENAYAVIYKRMGEDTTVRKVSAPKITPIATNRDKTSDFLAEIQNSTVKPIEPRFVDFDKDMSRFTLTQGAEVLYKKNELNDVFNLAFVFNFGKMQDPAIGLAFDYLSYLGTPEMSAEQIASKMYGLACNFSWGSSNTRSTMYISGLGENLAEAMRIVEDLAWNAVPDEAVLVNVKADMMKNRMNAKQQQSSCFSALSRYVYYGPDVVKSSVLSDEALMALTSEELLAKVRAVLDLGHEILYYGPMSEAKVKETLAAGHHVAEGAEIRPETHLLSQQTTDNQVVLVQYESAQLLLLQYSDRGERYDASQAPAVAFYNEYFGGGMNAIVFQEMREARGLAYTAAATLNTPSYPEDSYSYRALIGTQNDKLQQAVEAFDSIINDMPRSETAFSVARDALLSRLRTNRLTGSDVLSAYMYCRDLGVKEMEDRAIFEAASDFTLDDVVDAQERWAKDRKFTYAILGDIPALDTKFLSTLGPVKVLTLEEIFGY from the coding sequence ATGAAGAAAACTTCCCTTCTCCTTCTGAGCGTTCTCGCATTGGTCGCGATGACGCTTTTGCCGGGTTGCAAGCGGTATGAGACCGTGTCCGGCGACCCCCTGAAGACCAAGATCTATACCCTTGACAACGGACTCAAGGTGTACATGACGGTCAACCGTGAAAAACCTCGCATCCAGACTTACATCGCCGTCAAGGTCGGCAGCAAGAACGACCCTTCCGAGACGACCGGTCTGGCCCACTATCTCGAGCATCTGATGTTTAAGGGCACCGAGCAGTTCGGTACCATGGACTACGCTGCCGAGAAGCCGATGCTCGACGAGATCGAGCGCCTGTTCGAAATCTATCGCAAGACGACGGACGAGCAGGAGCGTCTCGCCATCTACCACCAGATCGACTCGGTGAGCTACGAAGCCTCGAAGGTGGCGATCCCCAATGAATACGACAAGCTGATGGCCCTGATCGGTGCCGACGGCACCAACGCCTGGACCACGGCCGACGAGACCGTCTACGAGGACAATATCCCCTCCAACCAGATCGACAACTGGGCCCGCATCCAGGCCGACCGTTTCCGCCATCCCGTGATCCGCGGCTTCCATACGGAGCTGGAGACGGTCTATGAGGAGAAGAACCGGTCCCTGACCCAGGACAGCCGCAAGGTCTCCGACGAGATCGACCGCGCCCTCTTCCCACACCACCCCTACGGACTCCAGACCACCCTGGGCAGCCAGGAGCACCTGAAGAATCCGTCCATCACCAACATCAAGGTCTATCAGCAGACCTATTATGTACCGAACAACATCGCCATCTGCCTGTCCGGCGATTTCGACCCGGACGAGATGGTGGCCACGATCGAGAAGTACTTCGGCGACTGGGAGCCCAGCCCGGGCGTCCCGACCCTGACGTTCGAGCCGGAGCCGCCCATCACGGAGCCTGTCGTCCGTGAGGTCTACGGCCTGGAGTCCGAGATGCTCGCCATGGCCTGGCGCCTGCCCGGTGCGGCCGACCTCAAGACCATGGCCGCGGCCAACATCGCCAGCCTGCTGCTCTACAACGGCACCGCCGGCCTGATCGACCTGGACGTCAACCAGCAGCAGAAGGCCCTTTTCGCCTATTCCCAGGCCACCGTCCAGCCGGACTACAGCTATCTGAAGATCGCCGGCCGCCCCAAGGAGGGCCAGACGCTGGAAGAACTCGCCGCCCTGCTTCGCGAGGAGGTGGCGAAGCTCCGCCGCGGCGACTTCGACGCTTCGCTCCTGACCGCCACGGTCAACAACCTCAAGCTGGAGTTGATGAGCCAGCGGGAGCGGAACGAGAACCGCGCACAGGAATTCGTGGATGCCTTCATCGCCGGTATTCCCTGGAAGGACGCCTGCAAGGAGCTTGACCGCCTGGGCGCCGTGACCAAGGAGGATGTCGTCGCTTTCGCGAACGAATACCTGGGTGAGAATGCCTATGCCGTGATCTACAAGCGGATGGGCGAGGATACGACCGTCCGGAAGGTCTCCGCCCCGAAGATCACCCCGATCGCGACCAACCGCGACAAGACGAGCGATTTCCTGGCCGAAATCCAGAACAGCACTGTCAAGCCGATCGAGCCGCGTTTCGTGGACTTCGACAAGGATATGTCCCGCTTCACCCTGACCCAGGGCGCCGAAGTGCTCTACAAGAAGAACGAGCTGAACGACGTCTTCAACCTTGCCTTCGTTTTCAACTTCGGCAAGATGCAGGATCCCGCCATCGGGCTTGCTTTCGACTATCTGAGCTATCTGGGTACGCCGGAGATGAGCGCCGAGCAGATCGCCTCCAAGATGTACGGGCTGGCCTGCAACTTCAGCTGGGGCTCCTCCAACACCCGGAGCACGATGTACATCTCCGGCCTGGGCGAGAACCTCGCCGAGGCGATGCGCATCGTCGAGGACCTGGCCTGGAACGCCGTCCCTGACGAAGCGGTCCTGGTGAACGTCAAGGCGGACATGATGAAGAACCGGATGAACGCGAAACAGCAGCAGAGCAGCTGCTTCTCCGCGCTCTCCCGCTATGTGTACTACGGCCCGGACGTCGTCAAGTCTTCGGTGCTGAGCGACGAGGCCCTGATGGCCCTGACCTCCGAGGAGCTGCTCGCCAAGGTGCGTGCCGTGCTCGACCTCGGCCACGAGATCCTTTATTATGGTCCGATGTCCGAGGCGAAGGTGAAGGAGACGCTGGCGGCCGGCCACCACGTGGCTGAGGGCGCCGAGATCCGGCCTGAGACGCACCTCCTGTCGCAGCAGACCACGGACAACCAGGTCGTGCTGGTCCAGTATGAATCCGCCCAGCTCCTGCTCCTCCAGTATTCCGACCGCGGCGAGCGCTACGATGCCTCGCAGGCTCCCGCCGTGGCGTTCTACAACGAATATTTCGGTGGCGGCATGAACGCTATCGTCTTCCAGGAGATGCGTGAGGCGCGCGGCCTGGCCTATACGGCCGCCGCTACGCTGAACACGCCTTCCTATCCGGAGGATTCCTATTCTTATCGGGCGTTGATCGGCACGCAGAACGACAAGCTGCAGCAGGCCGTCGAGGCCTTCGACTCGATCATCAACGACATGCCGCGTTCCGAGACTGCCTTCAGCGTGGCGCGCGACGCCCTGCTGAGCCGTCTGCGCACCAACCGCCTCACGGGATCGGATGTCCTGTCCGCCTATATGTACTGCCGTGACCTCGGCGTGAAGGAAATGGAGGACCGTGCCATCTTCGAGGCTGCCTCCGACTTTACCCTCGACGACGTGGTCGACGCCCAGGAGCGCTGGGCCAAGGACCGCAAGTTCACGTACGCCATCCTGGGCGACATCCCCGCCCTGGACACGAAATTCCTCTCCACGCTCGGCCCCGTCAAGGTGCTGACCCTCGAAGAAATTTTCGGCTACTAG
- a CDS encoding xylulokinase — protein sequence MYSLGIDVGSSSVKVALLDIAGGKCVSSSTNPKSEAPIKAVRKGWAEQDPQSWWKYMCDGIREMAAAGFDMSQVASIGISYQMHGLVAVDKDVHPVRDAIIWCDSRAVETGAAALQGIGYDRCMEHLLNSPGNFTASKLAWVKQNEPDIYAKIWKFMLPGDYIAYRLTGEVTTTATGLSEGILWDFKGNRRADFVTEYFGIEADKFANIVPAIGVQAHTTADIQRELGIPAGTPVSYRAGDQPNNAFSLDVLEPGEIAATAGTSGVVYGVTDLPKADPQSRVNTFLHVTDSAEPRMGVLLCINGTGIMNAWAHRNFCPDLSYPEMNEVAASAPAGSDGLLVLPFGNGAERVLANASTHGRLVGIDLVRHGRPHILRAIQEGIAFSFRYGIDIMRNLGLKPDVIRAGKANMFLSPLFRSTLATLCDANIELFDTDGSLGAARGAALGAGIYKNAAEAFSTLTKLDVITPMDAWKQPLEEAYARWKKEVEQSVNK from the coding sequence ATGTATTCTTTGGGTATCGACGTCGGATCTTCATCCGTCAAAGTTGCGCTGCTCGATATCGCGGGCGGCAAGTGTGTAAGTTCGTCCACCAACCCCAAGTCCGAGGCTCCCATCAAGGCGGTCCGCAAGGGCTGGGCGGAGCAGGACCCGCAGTCCTGGTGGAAGTATATGTGTGATGGTATCCGCGAGATGGCGGCAGCCGGCTTTGACATGAGCCAGGTCGCTTCGATCGGTATCTCCTACCAGATGCACGGCCTCGTGGCGGTGGACAAGGACGTCCACCCGGTGCGCGACGCCATCATCTGGTGCGACTCCCGCGCCGTCGAGACGGGTGCAGCCGCCCTGCAGGGCATCGGCTACGACCGCTGCATGGAGCATCTGCTCAACTCTCCCGGCAACTTCACGGCCTCCAAGCTGGCCTGGGTGAAGCAGAACGAGCCGGACATCTATGCCAAGATCTGGAAATTCATGCTGCCGGGCGACTACATCGCCTACCGGCTGACCGGCGAGGTCACAACCACGGCCACGGGCCTGTCCGAGGGCATCCTCTGGGACTTCAAGGGCAACCGCCGCGCCGATTTCGTGACCGAATATTTCGGCATTGAAGCCGACAAGTTCGCCAACATCGTCCCGGCCATCGGCGTGCAGGCGCACACCACGGCCGACATCCAGCGCGAGCTGGGCATCCCGGCCGGCACGCCCGTGTCCTACCGCGCCGGCGACCAGCCCAACAACGCCTTCTCCCTGGACGTCCTCGAACCGGGCGAGATCGCCGCGACGGCCGGCACCAGCGGCGTCGTCTACGGCGTCACCGACCTGCCCAAGGCCGACCCGCAGTCCCGTGTCAATACGTTCCTGCATGTCACCGATTCCGCCGAGCCCCGCATGGGCGTGCTGCTCTGCATCAACGGCACGGGCATCATGAACGCCTGGGCGCACCGCAACTTCTGCCCGGACCTTTCCTATCCGGAGATGAACGAAGTCGCGGCCTCCGCGCCGGCCGGCTCTGACGGCCTGCTCGTCCTGCCGTTCGGCAACGGCGCCGAGCGCGTCCTCGCCAACGCCAGCACGCACGGCCGCCTGGTCGGCATCGACCTCGTGCGCCACGGCCGTCCGCACATCCTGCGCGCCATCCAGGAGGGCATCGCGTTCTCCTTCCGCTATGGCATCGACATCATGCGCAACCTCGGCCTCAAGCCCGACGTGATCCGCGCCGGCAAGGCCAACATGTTCCTCAGCCCGCTGTTCCGCTCGACCCTCGCGACGCTCTGCGACGCCAACATCGAGCTCTTCGATACGGACGGTTCCCTCGGCGCCGCGCGCGGCGCTGCGCTGGGCGCCGGCATCTACAAGAATGCCGCCGAGGCGTTCTCCACGCTCACCAAGCTGGACGTCATCACCCCGATGGATGCCTGGAAGCAGCCGCTCGAGGAGGCCTACGCCCGCTGGAAGAAAGAAGTCGAACAATCTGTCAACAAATAA
- a CDS encoding D-xylose isomerase translates to MANKEYFPELGKIKFEGKDSKNPLAYRYYDPEKVVAGKKMKDWFKFAMAWWHTLCAEGADQFGGGTKTFPWNTGATAVEKAKNKMDAGFEIMQKLGIEYYCFHDVDLVDEGASIEEYEANLKEVVAYAKKKQAETGIKLLWGTANVFGHKRYMNGASTNPDFNVAARAMVQIKNAIDATIELGGQCYVFWGGREGYMSLLNTDMKREKEHMATMLTMARDYARAKGFKGTFLIEPKPMEPTKHQYDVDTETVIGFLRAHNLDKDFKVNIEVNHATLAGHTFEHELQCAVDAGMLGSIDANRGDYQNGWDTDQFPIDLYELVQAMMVIIKGNGLVGGTNFDAKTRRNSTDLEDIFIAHIAAMDVMARALMIAADLLEKSPIPAMIKERYASYDKGEGKAFEDGKLTLEQVVEYAKKNGEPKSTSGKQELYEAIVNMYI, encoded by the coding sequence ATGGCAAACAAAGAGTACTTCCCGGAACTGGGAAAAATCAAGTTCGAAGGCAAAGATTCCAAGAATCCTCTCGCTTACCGCTACTACGATCCTGAGAAGGTCGTCGCCGGCAAGAAGATGAAGGACTGGTTCAAGTTCGCTATGGCCTGGTGGCACACGCTCTGCGCTGAGGGTGCCGACCAGTTCGGCGGCGGCACCAAGACGTTCCCTTGGAACACGGGCGCCACGGCTGTCGAGAAGGCCAAGAACAAGATGGACGCCGGTTTCGAGATCATGCAGAAGCTCGGTATCGAGTACTACTGCTTCCACGATGTCGACCTCGTCGACGAGGGCGCTTCCATCGAGGAATATGAGGCCAACCTCAAGGAGGTCGTCGCCTACGCCAAGAAGAAGCAGGCCGAGACCGGCATCAAGCTTCTCTGGGGCACGGCCAACGTGTTCGGCCACAAGCGCTATATGAACGGCGCTTCCACCAACCCTGACTTCAACGTCGCTGCCCGCGCCATGGTGCAGATCAAGAACGCGATCGACGCCACCATCGAGCTCGGTGGCCAGTGCTACGTGTTCTGGGGCGGCCGCGAGGGCTACATGTCCCTGCTCAACACCGATATGAAGCGTGAGAAGGAGCACATGGCCACCATGCTGACCATGGCCCGCGACTACGCCCGCGCCAAGGGCTTCAAGGGCACCTTCCTCATCGAGCCGAAGCCGATGGAGCCGACCAAGCACCAGTACGATGTCGACACCGAGACCGTGATCGGCTTCCTGAGGGCCCACAACCTCGACAAGGACTTCAAGGTCAACATCGAGGTCAACCACGCCACCCTCGCCGGCCACACCTTCGAGCATGAGCTCCAGTGCGCCGTTGACGCCGGCATGCTCGGTTCCATCGACGCCAACCGCGGTGACTACCAGAACGGCTGGGATACCGACCAGTTCCCGATCGACCTCTACGAGCTCGTCCAGGCCATGATGGTCATCATCAAGGGCAACGGCCTCGTGGGCGGCACCAACTTCGACGCCAAGACCCGCCGCAACTCCACCGACCTGGAGGACATCTTCATCGCCCACATCGCTGCGATGGACGTGATGGCCCGCGCGCTGATGATCGCCGCCGACCTCCTCGAGAAGTCCCCGATCCCTGCCATGATCAAGGAGCGCTACGCTTCCTACGACAAGGGCGAGGGCAAGGCCTTCGAGGACGGCAAGCTCACCCTCGAGCAGGTTGTTGAATACGCCAAGAAGAACGGCGAGCCGAAGTCCACTTCCGGCAAGCAGGAGCTCTACGAGGCGATCGTCAACATGTACATCTAA
- a CDS encoding Transglutaminase-like superfamily protein yields the protein MKHLKFFSIFLLLSGVMHAQTIPIDSRSGKVSEAECALTTYPLDTAAAALVLFEDHTLKIDFDVTEGVPLMNIFHRERVKILKEEEKDRCDFEFYVSRDPDDLESLTNISVVTYNLENGKVVASKLPRSNIFRTRENDHLDKVTFAAPNVKVGSVIEVQFNRSTARFRDIGDFYFQRDIPVNKCVYTLKLPRWLQFKTLTRGEASYSIKETSEGGTQLGDLFPGNTLDVTEYTAVDLRALNREPGLYCPRQYRSSMSVVVSGLRFPSLYRDYSTTWDDVDKQVLDSPIIGQIKANCRFEKEVDQALQGKETPQDKLAAIIALVREKVQWNDSFRLVPAEASKVLRDRSGDSADINALVASAARYAGFDVAPVLLRCRSNGLLMNMLPDTDAFDKMILRFELSDGTALYVDAADPDGWFNLLRDNDLVTQARVVPIKGPGYWVDLSNLSRNITQYTVSAELTPDGVMKGTAKAAYGGIPSYEFKEAVRRLDSEEKVLELLEKETSAEVEDFVSEGLEEYSDHSSMQYSFERNCDVTGETVFVNPFMEHFHSETLFRAEERKLPVDFPYQEQVVYTFRLVLPEGYTVEQLPQRRRIASSLPSSAVLMAAVQGNAVTLSYRFDLGTLLCTPQDYQDARAYWTALLGLGEQMIVVKKN from the coding sequence ATGAAGCATTTGAAATTCTTCTCCATCTTCCTCCTCCTCTCCGGAGTGATGCACGCGCAGACAATCCCCATCGATTCCCGGTCCGGCAAGGTCTCCGAAGCGGAATGCGCCCTGACGACGTATCCGCTGGATACGGCCGCCGCCGCGCTGGTCCTGTTCGAGGACCATACGCTCAAGATCGATTTCGACGTGACCGAAGGCGTCCCCCTGATGAACATTTTCCATCGGGAGCGGGTCAAGATCCTGAAAGAAGAGGAGAAAGACCGTTGCGATTTCGAATTCTACGTGTCCCGGGATCCGGACGACCTGGAGTCCCTGACCAACATCTCCGTCGTGACCTACAATCTCGAGAACGGGAAAGTGGTCGCCTCGAAACTGCCCCGCAGCAACATCTTCCGGACCCGGGAGAACGACCACCTCGACAAGGTGACTTTCGCCGCCCCGAACGTCAAGGTCGGCTCGGTCATCGAAGTCCAGTTCAACAGGAGCACGGCGCGGTTCCGCGACATAGGCGATTTCTATTTCCAGCGGGACATCCCGGTCAACAAATGTGTCTATACCCTCAAACTGCCCCGTTGGCTTCAGTTCAAGACACTCACCCGGGGCGAAGCGTCCTACTCCATCAAGGAAACGAGCGAGGGCGGTACCCAGCTCGGTGATTTATTCCCGGGCAACACGCTGGACGTCACGGAATACACGGCGGTGGACCTCCGGGCCCTGAACCGTGAGCCGGGACTGTATTGCCCCCGCCAGTACCGTTCGTCCATGTCCGTCGTCGTCAGCGGCCTCCGTTTCCCGTCGCTGTACCGCGACTACAGCACGACCTGGGACGACGTGGACAAGCAGGTCCTCGATTCTCCGATCATCGGGCAGATCAAGGCGAACTGCCGCTTCGAGAAAGAGGTGGACCAGGCCCTTCAGGGAAAGGAAACGCCGCAGGACAAGCTGGCGGCCATCATTGCCCTGGTGCGTGAGAAAGTCCAGTGGAACGATTCTTTCCGCCTGGTCCCGGCCGAAGCCTCCAAGGTGCTGCGCGACCGTTCGGGCGACAGCGCGGACATCAACGCGCTGGTGGCCTCGGCCGCACGCTACGCCGGGTTCGACGTCGCTCCCGTGCTGCTCCGCTGCCGTTCCAACGGCCTCCTGATGAACATGCTGCCCGATACGGACGCATTCGACAAGATGATCCTCCGCTTCGAGTTGTCCGACGGCACGGCGCTCTATGTGGACGCGGCCGATCCCGACGGCTGGTTCAACCTGCTGCGCGACAACGACCTGGTGACCCAGGCCCGTGTCGTCCCCATCAAGGGCCCCGGCTACTGGGTGGACCTGTCGAACCTCTCCCGCAACATCACCCAGTACACGGTGTCCGCGGAGCTGACGCCGGACGGCGTGATGAAGGGCACGGCCAAGGCTGCCTATGGCGGCATCCCTTCCTATGAGTTCAAGGAAGCGGTGCGCAGGCTCGATTCGGAAGAGAAGGTCCTGGAACTCCTGGAGAAGGAAACCTCCGCCGAGGTCGAGGATTTCGTCAGCGAAGGGCTGGAAGAATACAGCGACCATTCTTCGATGCAGTACAGCTTCGAGCGCAACTGCGACGTGACCGGCGAGACGGTCTTTGTGAATCCGTTCATGGAGCACTTCCATTCGGAAACGTTGTTCCGGGCGGAGGAGCGCAAACTTCCCGTCGACTTCCCGTACCAGGAGCAGGTCGTCTATACTTTCCGGCTCGTCCTGCCGGAGGGATACACCGTCGAACAGCTCCCGCAGCGCCGCCGGATCGCATCCTCCCTGCCGTCTTCCGCGGTCCTGATGGCCGCGGTGCAGGGCAATGCCGTCACGCTGTCCTACCGTTTCGATCTGGGCACCCTCCTCTGCACGCCGCAGGATTATCAGGACGCCCGCGCCTACTGGACGGCGCTGCTCGGCCTGGGCGAACAGATGATCGTAGTCAAGAAGAATTAA
- a CDS encoding glucose-6-phosphate isomerase: MVKVNVGGCSSFVKDAEYKKYVEKALAAYDVLDAESGAGNDFLGWKTLPVDIPESLVADCEAIRDAWAAKGVDLVVVIGIGGSYLGARCAIEALSHGFIRKQGVPQIVYAGNNLSEDYLAELMDLARTRNTACVVISKSGTTTEPAVAFRIVKEYIEQTYGKAEAASRIVAITDAKKGALKTLSTQEGYKTFVVPDNVGGRYSVLTPVGILPIILAGFDMRAMLKGARDERAELLKKSADNAAVQYAAMRNLLYSEQGKKVEILVTFNPKLQYLGEWWKQLYGESEGKDGKGIFPASVVCTTDLHSMGQFIQEGERVMFETTVTVENASREVKIGSDEQNLDQLNYLAGQRVEHCNKMAQLGTKLAHIDGGVPQMEVSVERLDEESLGALFYFFEFACGVSAYTLGINPFNQPGVEAYKKNMFALLRKPGYEAQTEEILKRI; encoded by the coding sequence ATGGTTAAAGTCAATGTAGGAGGCTGCAGCTCCTTTGTCAAAGATGCAGAATACAAGAAATATGTCGAGAAGGCGCTCGCCGCGTACGACGTCCTGGACGCCGAGTCCGGCGCCGGCAACGACTTCCTCGGTTGGAAGACCCTTCCGGTCGACATCCCCGAGTCCCTGGTCGCCGATTGCGAGGCGATCCGCGACGCCTGGGCCGCCAAGGGCGTAGACCTGGTGGTCGTGATCGGCATCGGCGGCAGCTACCTCGGCGCCCGCTGCGCCATCGAGGCGCTCTCGCACGGCTTCATCCGCAAGCAGGGCGTCCCGCAGATCGTCTATGCCGGCAACAACCTCTCCGAGGACTACCTCGCCGAGCTGATGGACCTGGCCCGCACGCGCAACACCGCCTGCGTGGTGATCTCCAAGTCCGGCACCACGACGGAACCGGCCGTCGCCTTCCGCATTGTCAAGGAATATATCGAGCAGACCTACGGCAAGGCCGAGGCCGCTTCCCGCATCGTCGCCATCACCGACGCGAAGAAGGGCGCGCTCAAGACCCTCTCCACGCAGGAAGGCTACAAGACCTTCGTCGTGCCTGACAACGTGGGTGGCCGCTACAGCGTCCTGACCCCGGTGGGCATCCTCCCGATCATCCTCGCCGGTTTCGACATGCGCGCGATGCTCAAGGGCGCGCGCGACGAGCGGGCCGAGCTGCTCAAGAAGTCCGCGGACAACGCTGCCGTGCAGTACGCCGCGATGCGCAACCTGCTCTATTCCGAGCAGGGCAAGAAGGTCGAGATCCTCGTGACCTTCAACCCCAAGCTCCAGTACCTGGGCGAGTGGTGGAAGCAGCTCTACGGCGAGTCCGAGGGCAAGGACGGCAAGGGCATCTTCCCCGCCTCCGTCGTCTGCACCACCGACCTGCACTCCATGGGCCAGTTCATCCAGGAGGGCGAGCGCGTGATGTTCGAGACCACGGTCACCGTGGAGAACGCCTCCCGCGAGGTGAAGATCGGCTCCGACGAGCAGAACCTCGACCAGCTCAACTACCTGGCCGGCCAGCGCGTCGAGCACTGCAACAAGATGGCCCAGCTGGGCACCAAGCTCGCGCACATCGACGGCGGCGTGCCGCAGATGGAGGTGAGCGTGGAGCGCCTCGACGAGGAGAGCCTCGGCGCCCTGTTCTATTTCTTCGAGTTCGCCTGCGGCGTGAGCGCCTATACGCTCGGCATCAACCCGTTCAACCAGCCGGGTGTGGAGGCATACAAGAAGAACATGTTCGCCCTGCTCCGCAAGCCGGGCTACGAGGCGCAGACCGAGGAGATCCTCAAGCGCATCTAG
- a CDS encoding demethylmenaquinone methyltransferase / 2-methoxy-6-polyprenyl-1,4-benzoquinol methylase yields the protein MPQKEKIQQMFDGIAPDYDRLNHLMSLGVDRSWRRRALREIVDAGRAQSILDIACGTGDFSLAIAGRMHPDSRIVGLDLSEGMLAVMRDKVARAGLDGRISCEQGDSEAMRFADASFDVVTIAFGIRNFAHREAALREILRVLKPGGRLVILELSVPENRLLRWGYNLYFKHFVPWIGGRISGDRAAYTYLPASVQAFPGRREWTATMAGCGYAQVRHKAFTLGLCRMYVGEKTA from the coding sequence ATGCCGCAGAAAGAGAAAATCCAACAGATGTTCGACGGGATCGCTCCCGACTACGACCGCCTCAACCACCTGATGTCCCTCGGCGTGGACCGCAGCTGGCGCCGCCGCGCGCTGCGCGAGATCGTCGACGCCGGCCGGGCGCAGTCCATCCTGGACATCGCCTGCGGCACGGGCGACTTCAGCCTCGCCATCGCGGGTAGGATGCACCCCGACAGCCGCATCGTCGGGCTCGACCTCTCCGAGGGCATGCTCGCCGTGATGCGCGACAAGGTCGCCAGGGCCGGCCTCGACGGCCGCATCTCCTGCGAGCAGGGCGACAGCGAGGCGATGCGCTTCGCAGACGCGAGCTTCGACGTCGTGACCATCGCCTTCGGCATCCGCAACTTCGCGCACCGCGAGGCGGCGCTGCGGGAGATCCTCCGCGTTCTCAAGCCGGGCGGGCGCCTCGTCATCCTCGAGCTCTCCGTCCCGGAGAACCGCCTCCTGCGCTGGGGTTACAATCTCTATTTCAAGCACTTCGTGCCCTGGATCGGCGGCCGCATCTCCGGCGACCGCGCCGCCTACACCTACCTCCCCGCCTCCGTGCAGGCCTTCCCGGGCCGCCGCGAATGGACGGCCACGATGGCCGGCTGCGGCTACGCGCAGGTACGGCACAAGGCCTTCACGCTGGGCCTGTGCCGGATGTATGTCGGAGAGAAAACAGCTTAA